One window from the genome of Saccharomyces mikatae IFO 1815 strain IFO1815 genome assembly, chromosome: 6 encodes:
- the VOA1 gene encoding Voa1p (similar to Saccharomyces cerevisiae VOA1 (YGR106C); ancestral locus Anc_3.450), whose protein sequence is MVFGQLYAFLIFTVSWFLSNTAYAASSKESSSYISLNEESHLEAINSTVDVISSVDSAIAVFEFDNFALLDNIKTDEEYPFLDRFFSNDVTLAVNDKSPLSIPQSLSSISEQFTVDELPQSASDLLYEYSLDDKSIVLFKFTSSAYDLKKLDEFIESCLLFLEDKSGDDLTIVINSVGSFDADDFEFAATDSLSHHDNDKGEDIDSDILSSIWTEGLLMCLIVSALLLFILIIALSWISSLDITYGALEKSTNPIKKNN, encoded by the coding sequence ATGGTATTCGGTCAGCTATACGcttttttaattttcaCAGTATCATGGTTTCTTTCTAACACTGCCTATGCAGCTTCATCCAAGGAAAGTTCCTCCTATATTTCACTTAACGAAGAGAGCCATTTGGAAGCCATCAACAGTACAGTAGATGTTATATCTTCTGTTGACAGTGCTATCGCTGTATTTGAATTTGACAATTTCGCATTATTGGATAACATCAAAactgatgaagaatatcCATTTTTAgatagatttttttccaatgaTGTCACCTTGGCTGTTAACGATAAATCGCCTTTGAGTATTCCTCAATCCTTGTCCTCAATTTCGGAACAATTTACCGTGGATGAGTTACCTCAAAGCGCCTCCGATTTACTCTATGAATACTCCTTGGATGATAAGAGCATtgtattattcaaattcaCTTCTAGCGCTTACgatttaaaaaaattggatgaATTTATTGAATCTTGCTTACTGTTTTTGGAAGATAAATCTGGTGACGATTTGACTATAGTCATCAATTCTGTCGGTTCTTTTGACGCTGATGACTTTGAATTTGCTGCAACAGACAGTTTGAGCCATCATGACAACGACAAAGGTGAAGATATTGACAGTGACATTTTAAGCTCGATCTGGACTGAAGGGCTACTAATGTGCCTGATAGTTTCTGCATTGTTATTGTTCATTTTGATTATTGCACTCTCTTGGATATCTAGTTTAGATATCACCTATGGTGCATTGGAAAAGTCGACTAACccaataaagaaaaacaattaa
- the VMA21 gene encoding Vma21p (similar to Saccharomyces cerevisiae VMA21 (YGR105W); ancestral locus Anc_3.449) has translation MAVDVPRAVINKLMLFTAAMVILPVLTFFVIQQFTPNTLISGGLAAAMANVVLIVYIVVAFREEAEDHKVDGSKKED, from the coding sequence atgGCTGTCGATGTACCTCGTGCTGTGATTAATAAACTCATGCTGTTCACTGCAGCAATGGTTATACTGCCCGTACTTACTTTTTTCGTCATTCAGCAATTTACACCAAATACCTTAATCAGTGGAGGTTTGGCTGCTGCAATGGCCAATGTTGTTCTGATTGTTTACATCGTTGTAGCCTTCCGTGAGGAGGCCGAAGATCATAAGGTTGACGGTAGCAAAAAGGAAGATTGA
- the CLB1 gene encoding B-type cyclin CLB1 (similar to Saccharomyces cerevisiae CLB1 (YGR108W) and CLB2 (YPR119W); ancestral locus Anc_3.452), which translates to MSRSLLVENNRTINGSEDNGINDTQYIVQKRNVPRTILANVTNNANILQEITMNKKIGIKGFSRLNSFFPLKDDITRPNDFSTSFNDSEEEKKREMFNNKENIPEYGYSEQRKEQQKHYLKDDSIHTSSTALSCNGLVYSENKSFSNQLEWQKKILKEDSKKKRPISTLVEQDEQKKFKIHEFTTEEEILEEYEWDDLDEEDCDDPLMVSEEVDDIFEYLHHLEIITLPNKANLYKHKNIKQNRDILVNWIIKIHNKFGLLPETLYLAINIMDRFLCEEVVQLNRLQLVGTSCLFIASKYEEIYSPSIKHFAYETDGACSVEEIKEGERFILEKLDFQISFANPMNFLRRISKADDYDIQSRTLAKFLMEISIVDFKFIGILPSLCASAAMFLSRKMLGKGNWDGNLIHYSGGYTKEKLYPVCQLLMDYLVGSTIHDEFLKKYQSRRFLKASIISIEWALKVRKNGYDIMTLHE; encoded by the coding sequence ATGTCAAGATCTCTTTTGGTAGAGAATAATAGAACCATTAATGGTAGTGAGGATAATGGTATAAACGATACTCAATATATTgtacaaaaaagaaatgtacCAAGAACCATTCTCGCTAACGTCACTAATAATGCAAATATTTTGCAAGAGATCACgatgaataaaaaaattggcaTAAAGGGCTTTTCCAGGTTaaactctttttttcctttgaaaGATGATATTACGAGGCCCAATGATTTCAGCACCTCTTTTAATGATAGTGAAGAGGAGAAAAAACGAGAGATGTTtaacaataaagaaaatattcctGAGTATGGATATTCGGAGCAGAGAAAGGAACAGCAGAAGCATTATTTAAAAGATGACTCCATTCACACAAGTTCGACTGCATTAAGTTGCAATGGGCTGGTATATTCTgagaataagtcgttttcCAACCAACTTGAATGGCAGAAAaagattttaaaagaagattcgaaaaaaaaaagaccaaTATCAACTCTTGTTGAGCaagatgaacaaaaaaagtttaaaatACATGAATTCACCACGGAAGAAGAGATTCTAGAGGAATATGAATGGGATGATttggatgaagaagattgTGATGATCCTTTGATGGTGAGCGAGGAGGTCgatgatatttttgaatatctGCATCACCTGGAAATAATCACACTACCGAATAAGGCGAATCTTTACAAGCATAAGAACATTAAACAGAACAGAGACATCTTAGTTAACTGGATAATCAAGATCCATAACAAGTTTGGTCTCCTGCCAGAGACTTTGTATTTGGCGATAAATATAATGGACAGATTTCTTTGTGAAGAGGTGGTTCAATTGAATAGATTGCAACTGGTTGGTACATCATGCTTGTTTATCGCATCTAAATATGAAGAGATTTACTCCCCTAGCATAAAACATTTCGCATACGAGACAGATGGCGCCTGTTCtgtagaagaaattaaagaaggTGAAAGATTTATTCTGGAAAAACTTGACTTCCAAATTAGTTTTGCTAACCCGATGAACTTTCTGAGGAGAATATCAAAGGCGGATGACTATGATATTCAATCCAGAACACTAGCAAAATTCTTAATGGAAATATCTATAGTGGATTTTAAGTTCATTGGAATACTACCATCATTGTGCGCCTCAGCGGCAATGTTCCTCTCGAGAAAAATGTTGGGTAAAGGAAACTGGGATGGTAATTTGATCCACTATAGTGGTGGTTACACAAAGGAGAAACTATATCCCGTTTGTCAGCTACTGATGGATTATCTTGTTGGCTCGACCATTCATGATGAGTTCTTAAAAAAGTATCAATCAAGAAGATTCTTAAAGGCTTCTATAATTTCTATCGAATGGGCATTGAAGGTCAGGAAGAATGGTTATGATATTATGACTTTGCATGAGTGA
- the SRB5 gene encoding Srb5p (similar to Saccharomyces cerevisiae SRB5 (YGR104C); ancestral locus Anc_3.448), producing the protein MVQQLSLFGSIDDDGYDLLISTLTTISGNPPLLYNSLCTVWKPNSSYDVENVNFRNQLVEPNRIKLSKEVPFSYLIDEAMMDRPLNFKLLKSFTKDNISLDYAMTRNILHNRSPQMINVSNNNDEEKSGSEQPGNTVNDSGKNSDIRDVDMDASSVLSNESCSPWSLQISDIPAAGNNRSVSMQTIAETIILSSSGKDSSISSLMSGLGYVFEFQYLTIGVKFFMKHGLILELQKIWQIEEAENSQITSGGFLIKAYINVSRGTDIDRINYTETVLLNLKKELQGYIELSVPDRQSMDPRVAHGNIII; encoded by the coding sequence ATGGTTCAGCAACTTAGTTTATTTGGATCCATTGATGATGACGGTTACGATTTACTAATATCAACGTTGACTACAATATCAGGTAATCCTCCGCTGCTATATAACAGTTTATGTACTGTTTGGAAACCAAACTCATCTTACGACGTTGAGAATGTGAACTTCAGAAATCAATTGGTTGAGCCAAATAGAATAAAACTTTCCAAAGAAGTGccattttcttatttgatTGATGAAGCAATGATGGATAGACCATTAAACTTCAAGCTTTTGAAATCATTTACAAAGGACAATATATCACTGGACTATGCAATGACGAGAAATATTTTGCACAATAGGAGTCCGCAAATGATCAATGtcagcaacaacaacgacgaagaaaaaagtggCAGTGAACAACCAGGAAACACTGTAAATGATAGCGGAAAAAATAGTGATATCAGAGATGTCGACATGGATGCAAGTTCCGTTCTTTCGAACGAATCATGTTCCCCTTGGTCGTTACAAATTTCAGATATTCCTGCGGCAGGAAACAACAGAAGTGTCTCAATGCAAACTATAGCCGAGACTATCATACTATCTTCATCAGGTAAAGACTCCTCAATATCCTCGCTTATGAGTGGATTGGGTTACGtctttgaatttcaatatcttACAATTGGtgtgaaattttttatgaAGCATGGTTTGATACTGGAGTTACAAAAAATCTGGCAAATAGAAGAAGCAGAGAATTCGCAAATAACTAGTGGAGGATTTCTtataaaagcatatattAATGTTAGCCGAGGTACCGATATCGATCGAATTAACTATACGGAGACTGTCCTATTGAACTTAAAAAAGGAGCTACAAGGTTACATAGAATTAAGTGTACCTGATAGACAGTCAATGGACCCGAGGGTAGCACACGGAAATATTATAATATGA
- the CLB6 gene encoding B-type cyclin CLB6 (similar to Saccharomyces cerevisiae CLB6 (YGR109C) and CLB5 (YPR120C); ancestral locus Anc_3.453), which translates to MNCIPSPISEKKNQNNNENCIGKENVPQTISKDIAIKLTPHSTNEKKILSEVNCNKIDTLQLPQSNIKRDSIHSEKTRKRQLTNDSDDQVESKAIKKPKLRQWKDLDTSEINDPFMVTEYTDSIFSHLYERETQTLPTHNYLLDTESPYHLKSSMRALLIDWLIEVHEKFHCLPETLFLAINLLDRFLSQNVVKLNKLQLLCITCLFIACKFEEVKLPKIANFAYVTDGAATVEEIRKAELFILTSLSYNVSLPNPMNFIRRISKADDYCIETRNTAKFIMEYSLCCNKFIHLKPSYLAAMSMYIARKIKNDSFKWDETFVHYSGGIDIESDPAFKDFINELIGDIAVPETNLDSLRLKFKKPKHGMVYFKVYDWCKQKTSKH; encoded by the coding sequence ATGAATTGTATTCCCAGTCCAattagtgaaaaaaaaaaccaaaataataatgagaaTTGTATaggcaaagaaaatgttccCCAAACAATCTCTAAAGATATTGCAATTAAGCTGACACCTCATTCTAcgaatgaaaagaaaattttatctGAGGTGAACTGTAATAAGATCGATACTTTACAACTCCCCCAAAGTAACATCAAAAGAGATTCCATTCACTCAGAAAAAACCAGGAAAAGACAACTTACAAACGACTCAGATGACCAAGTGGAATCAAAAGCCataaaaaaaccaaaactTCGTCAATGGAAAGATTTAGATACATCAGAAATAAATGATCCATTCATGGTAACAGAATATACAGATTCTATATTTTCTCATCTTTACGAGAGGGAAACTCAAACACTACCGACGCATAACTACCTATTGGATACAGAATCTCCCtatcatttgaaaagttcCATGAGAGCTTTATTAATCGACTGGCTAATTGAGGTTCACGAGAAGTTTCATTGCTTACCTGAAACATTATTTTTAGCGATAAACTTATTAGATCGATTTTTATCACAAAATGTTGTCAAATTGAACAAACTACAACTATTATGCATTACTTGTTTGTTCATTGCCTGTAAGTTTGAAGAAGTTAAACTACCTAAAATAGCAAATTTTGCGTATGTGACTGATGGTGCTGCCACTGTCGAAGAAATTAGGAAGGCTGAACTCTTCATTCTAACCTCTCTGAGCTACAACGTATCTTTACCAAATCCCATGAATTTTATTAgaagaatttcaaaagcTGACGATTACTGCATTGAAACAAGGAACACTGCCAAATTCATCATGGAGTATTCTTTATGCTGTAATAAGTTCATTCACTTGAAACCATCATATTTAGCCGCTATGTCAATGTATATCGccagaaaaatcaaaaatgacaGCTTCAAATGGGATGAAACTTTTGTTCATTACAGTGGTGGTATCGATATTGAATCAGATCCAGCATTTAAAgatttcatcaatgaaTTAATTGGCGATATTGCCGTACCTGAAACGAATCTAGATTCTTTGAGGCTCAAATTCAAGAAGCCAAAACACGGCATGGTTTACTTCAAAGTTTATGACTGGtgcaaacaaaaaacatCAAAACATTAG
- the NOP7 gene encoding mRNA-binding ribosome synthesis protein NOP7 (similar to Saccharomyces cerevisiae NOP7 (YGR103W); ancestral locus Anc_3.447) produces the protein MRIKKKNTRGNARNFITRSQAVRKLQVSLADFRRLCIFKGIYPREPRNKKKANKGSTAPTTFYYAKDIQYLMHEPVLAKFREHKTFARKLTRALGRGEVSSAKRLEENRDTYTLDHVIKERYPSFPDALRDIDDALNMLFLFSNLPSTNQVSSKIISDAQKICNQWLAYVAKERLVRKVFVSIKGVYYQAKIKGEEVRWLVPFKFPENIPSDVDFRIMLTFLEFYSTLLHFVLYKLYTDSGLIYPPKLDLEKDKIISGLSSYILESRKEDSLLKHDPTEIKKDVQVESLDASTLKSALNADEANTEETNKEEQEEKEQELEQEKEQNDETELDTFEDNNKNKGDILVQPSKYDSPVASLFSDFVFYVGREVPIDILEFLILSCGGSVISESTLDQIDNKADIDTSKITHHIVDRPVLKNKVAGRTYVQPQWIFDCINKGELVPANKYLPGEALPPHLSPWGDAIGYDPTAPVEEGEENEIESEVEVEEDDQEVLVGEEDDEEEEEELQAQKELELEAQGIKYSETSEAAKNVTKSKNKKRKVDEEDEEKKLKMIMMSNKQKKLYKKMKYSNARKEEQTESLKKKKKQIAKQKAKLSKLDAKK, from the coding sequence ATGAGAattaagaagaaaaataccaGAGGTAACGCGAGAAACTTCATCACTAGATCTCAAGCTGTGAGAAAATTGCAAGTTTCTCTTGCTGATTTCAGAAGATTATGTATATTCAAAGGTATCTACCCTAGAGAACCAAGGaataagaagaaggcaAATAAGGGCTCTACTGCACCAACTACTTTTTACTATGCCAAGGATATTCAATATCTAATGCATGAGCCCGTCTTGGCAAAATTTAGAGAACACAAGACTTTTGCTAGGAAACTAACAAGGGCTTTGGGTAGGGGTGAAGTTTCTTCTGCTAAAAGGTTAGAGGAGAATAGAGATACTTATACTCTAGATCATGTCATCAAGGAACGTTATCCAAGTTTTCCAGATGCTCTAAGGGATATTGATGATGCCTTGAATATGctatttctcttctctAACTTGCCTTCTACCAACCAAGTTTCGTCAAAGATTATCAGTGATGCTCAGAAAATCTGTAATCAGTGGTTAGCCTATGTTGCCAAGGAACGTCTAGTTCGTAAAGTATTCGTATCCATCAAAGGTGTCTACTATCAAGCTAAAATTAAAGGCGAAGAGGTTAGATGGTTAGTTCCTTTCAAATTTCCAGAAAACATCCCAAGTGATGTAGACTTTAGAATTATGTTGACTTTCTTAGAATTTTATTCTACTCTATTGCATTTCGTCCTATATAAATTATACACCGATAGTGGGCTGATTTATCCACCAAAATTggatttggaaaaggatAAGATCATAAGTGGTTTATCATCGTATATCTTAGAATCCAGAAAAGAAGACAGCTTGCTAAAACATGACCCAACAGAGATCAAGAAAGACGTACAGGTCGAAAGTTTAGACGCATCAACGTTAAAATCTGCCTTGAACGCTGATGAGGCAAACACTGAAGAAACCAACAAGGaggaacaagaagaaaaggaacaagagctagaacaagaaaaagaacaaaatgatGAGACAGAACTAGATACTTTTGAGGATaacaacaagaacaagGGTGACATCTTAGTACAACCAAGTAAGTATGACTCTCCAGTTGcctctttgttttctgATTTCGTTTTTTACGTTGGTAGAGAAGTTCCGATTGatattcttgaatttttaatCCTATCTTGCGGTGGAAGTGTGATCAGTGAATCCACTTTGGACCAAATTGACAATAAGGCGGATATTGACACATCCAAGATTACTCATCATATTGTTGACAGACCAGTATTAAAAAACAAGGTTGCCGGTAGAACATATGTTCAACCGCAATGGATATTTGACTGTATCAATAAAGGTGAGTTGGTACCTGCCAATAAGTATCTTCCAGGTGAAGCTCTTCCACCTCATTTAAGCCCATGGGGTGACGCTATCGGTTATGACCCAACTGCTCCTGTAgaagaaggtgaagaaaatgaaattgaaagtgaGGTTGaggttgaagaagatgaccAAGAAGTTCTTGttggagaagaagatgatgaggaggaggaggaggagtTACAAGCACAGAAAGAGCTAGAGTTAGAAGCACAAGGTATCAAATATTCAGAGACTTCTGAAGCCGCTAAGAATGTTACCAAGTCGAAGAATAAGAAGAGAAAGGttgacgaagaagatgaagagaaaaaactgaagatgattatgatgagtaacaaacaaaagaaactttacaAAAAGATGAAGTATTCTAATGCTAGAAAAGAGGAACAAACTGAGAgcttaaaaaagaagaaaaagcaaatcGCCAAACAAAAGGCTAAATTAAGTAAACTAGATGCCAAGAAATAG